The nucleotide sequence GATACGCAGCACCAGCAGAGCAGTGGTCCCCATTTGATTGTCAAGGGGCAGACACTGAAGCCTGCAGCCTCATGCAGGACAAACTGAGCTTTGAGCAGACCCAGTTCTTCTAGTTCCGCACACCTTGCCTGCCCACGGGCCGGGGAGGCAGGGGGATGGCAGCCCAACGGTGGCTTGGCGGGCAGGGCAGGACACCTGCGTTGGAGGATTTTGGCGTCTTCCTCCGTGGGGAAGCTTGCATGCTTTGGCAGCCTCCCCTGTAGTCATTCCTGGAGACTTTTATCCATCTCAACCGAGAGGCAGGGAGCCTGGGCTCTGGAGAGAAGAGAATTGTGCTGGGATGCCAGCTCAGTCCCCTGGCAGCTGTAGATGTgctcctgagtctcagtttcctcattgataAAATGGACGTGATGCCAGCCCTCTTCTTAGGGTTGTGGTGAGCACCCTCGAGTGAAACAGGAGGTCTGAGGAGCGGCCAGCACAGCACTTGGCACAGTGGCTAGGTGGCAGCTGCCACAATGAGGTTTTCTGATTAGGTGCCAGGGGAGTGGCCTGAGCCTTCCAAGGGCCCTGGGCTCCTGGGGTGCATCACCTGGCACCTTCAGCATGGCACTTCCCTAGCCTGGTGTCTTGCAGGCCTTTTGCCCAGGGCATGTCCACAAACCTCTCGAAGATGCAGGTGCTGGAAAGCTGGCCCTGCCGCACTCCCCTGcgaacttgctgtgtgacctgagAAAATCCCTCCTGTCTCCGGCCCCTCCTCCACATCTGTGCTACAAGGGGTTGGACTCTGCTCCAAGCTTGAGACTGTGGCAGAGGCAGCGCCAGGCCTGGGTGGGTCCCAACAGGCCAGGGTTCAAATCCACATTCTGGCTGCCACTTCCTGGCTCCCGATCTGGGCGAGTTCCTACTAGGCTGTTTCCTTATCCATCAGGCAGGGTGTTAGGAGGATTAAACATGATGGGTGTCCAAAGGGCCTTGCACCCAGGAAGTGCCTGCATGTACCGGGCACCGTGGCTGCTTAAAGTTGGGGCTGGACCTTCAGCTGGCCCTGCCCTGCATTCCCTTGGGACCAGCCCACCTTCCTCCTCAGCTGCCCCTCGTGGGCCTGGCCCTGTGTTCGCCTGACTGTCAGGGGCTGGGTGTGGACAGCGACCCTGGATGCCCGAGGCTTGTGGCTGACCTGGAGGTCTGCACGGCACAGGCCTGCAGGGAGGGTTTCTGGAGAGATGGGCTGGCCTTTGGGGGACTCAGCACAGGCTGGTTCCCAGCCGCCACTTTCCGAGGCCAGGGAGCATCCTGGTGGGCAGGCACCTTGTGTCGTCCCAGTCTGAGGCCACTTCTGTGGGTTGCCGTGCCCAGGATCAGGAAGGAGTATGGCCCACCAACACCCAGGGCTGGCCTCCTGTCATCCTGGGGCCTTGTCCATGCCCTGGGGATCAGGGTTGGGTCCACCCACCCAGAGCTGGAGGGCAGGCCCGAGGGCAAGAGGGTCACGGACACACTGTCCTTGCATCCCACCTCCCTTGGTGGGGCTCGTGGTCTGAGCTCATGACTTGAGAAGTCCTGGGCTCTCACCTCAGCCAGCACACGCCCCACCGGCTCCCCTCCTCGGGCCTGGGTCCCCACCTCTGTAGGACGGAGAGGGTGCACAGCAGCATGGGCCCCGCACTGTCCCGGGAACCTGGGTTCTGTAGAGACTGAGCAGCCTTCTCTGATGCGTTTCGCGTTTGGCTTCTGTATTGGAGCGAAAAGCTCAAGTCAGAAAGCTGCTCCCACCCACTGGGTTTCAGGGTGACTCAGCCTCTCTTTACAGTGTCCCTCGGCTAGGTCCCCAAGCCTTAGGCAGGCCTCAGACAAGTTTCCCTCAGGTTTTTACCGCCCAGCGTCCATCGCCAGCCCCGTGGAGGATGTGGTATCAGGTGTCATCCGGTACCACACCGCCATCAGGTCCCAGTGCCAGTCACCAGAGGGCTCATGCTGGGAGGAGGCGCCGTTGGCCTGGGCGGGGAGATGGCAGGGCTAGGGCAGGCCTCGTGGGGCTCCTTAAGACCCTCACTATTCTACCCAGAGGGAATCTGGGTTTGGCCTGTGGCTTCCTCCCTCTGTCAGCCAGGGACATGGCATCCTGCTGGCCTGTCACTCTGAGAAGGCTGATCAGGTGACACACTCAACCAGACGCCACCAGGCCCTGTTTCCCCTCCTCATCTTCAGGGCTCCGGGCTGTGTCCCTGGGGACATTGGGGTGTGGGGGCCCCTACTCACCAGGGACCCCATGCCACCCTCACTGCACTGACCCAAATGTCAGAAGACCAGGCAGTGTGTTTACAGGCACAGCTGCCGACTGGGTCCCAGAGCCCAGGGACATCAGCACGCCTGCTGGGGGTGGGACAGGAGTGTCCCCTGAGTACACAGCCAAGCATGTGGTGTTCTTTTCTCCTAGCAGTCAGCTCATAGCGGCTGCCTGGGCGCCTGCCCTCGGGGGGAAGCATTTTCTCTGCATCAGCTGTCCACTAGGCTGTTTCTGCTCCTCCGCCTCTGAACTCCCAGCCCTGCCAGAGTGCCCTGGGGCCCAAGCGCTGCCCAGATGGGGTGTCCGCTAACAGAGTGAGCTAGGGTGGCCTGTGGGTGCTGGAACCCTACCTTTCTTGCTCCAGAGGGTCCCAGGGCAGCTGCCAGGGCTGTTGCCTTGCTTTCTCTGTCCTGTGAGGGGGGCTCAGCGCAAAGGGTAGAGGCCCTACTCTGCCACTTTGTTCCCAGACCCCAGGGCAGTTTGCTCTGGAGCCTGCACCTCTACCATCTGAGCAGGCGGTTTAAACGGCCCCTGTGCTCCACGTAGCTCTATGGTCGGTTCCCTGCCCGCTGCTGCTGTGACGGGAAGGGACCAGAGAAGACAGACTAGCTCCACGAGGGCTAGAGCGTCTCCCTGACCGTGTGACAGGGTGGCAGCTCCCTCACCGCAAGCATGTGTGGCTGTCAGCATTGGGCCTgcatccctccccaccacccgGCTGGCAGGAGAGGGCCCccggggggtgggggaagggtgcAGGGATCATATGACACCAAGCAGGGCTGGGCCAGCTGCTGGCCCGCCAGCTCACGGAGGAGCCACTATCTAGACCTGCTCAGGGATGGCTGAGGCCACCTGGCTTCAGCCCCTCCTGGAGATTGGCCTGCCTGGGGACACCTCTGTCCGGCAGGCATGGGTGGTGCTCAGCCAGGACCTGGGTGCTGTGCCGGGCTCCCCCAGGGTTCATGTTTAGTCCCCTGTGGCGGGCTTGTCCTGCATGAGACCTCAGAGCCATTGCCGGTGACTTGGGCACTCAGGATACTGTCTGCTTCGCAGCTGGTCCAGATGTGGCTAAAATCCCTAGGGGAGAGAGAGACTCCCAGCTGAGCCAACAGCCTTCACAAGAGGCAGTCTGGGACCCCTGAGGAGGCCAGGGTGGTTGGGGGCCCTGGGCAGTGTAACCGCTAATGCTTTTCTTTTCAAAGGAACGATCTTCTAGGCAGGGGACAGACGTGTGAGTCAGGAAAGGGGTTGAGCGTATGTCTCTGTTTTCCTGTCAGTGGAAGGGCCGGACCTCCCCTGGCGGGGGTGTCtgtggggtgtgggtgtgagtgtgcctGTGGGTTCCCTGCTAACTTCCAAGAAATGGGGCTGGCTGGCTGTCCAGAGGCGGTGGCGGTCAGGAGCCCAGCATGGTGCCCACAGCTTTCCTGTTGTACAAAGCCCAGAGTGGGAGGGCGACCTCGGGTCAGAGGAAGTGGACTTCCAGGATGGCTCCTGGGCCTCCCAGGGCCGGGCCTCCGAGGGTGcgcaggaggcaggaggctggggtcCCGTCCGCAGCATGCTGGACAGTCTACCTGACTCCTGCCAGGGTTGAGGGAAGGGCCTGAGTCAGCACTGTCCACCAGGCCTTCTCTGAGCTCCACTCCCACCTAGGTTGGGGCATTGACTGTGCGGTTAATGACCCTGGGCCAGGCCAGTACCTCCCAACTCCTTCCTAACCTCTGAGGTTGGTGTCCTTACGCCACCCCCAACCCCGGCTCCTCTACCTGCTGCAAGCTCATTCCATCCCTGGACAGAGCAAGTGGCAGAGGGCTGTGAGGCAGGGGGTGATTGTGGCTAAGTGACCTAGGCCAGCCTGCCAGGTGGGGGGAGTCTGTCTCCTAAGACAAGGGCCTTTCCTTACTGCCTGGAGCCAGAGGCCCCCTTCCTGTTCCAGCCCAGGCCTGTGGTTTAGGGCTCTGTGGAACCCCAGCGTCTGCCTGGATACTGGCACCGTCACCTCTCACGCCCGTCCCCTCATGTGATGACGGTCAGGGAACTGGGAAATCCCATTGCCCAAGCAGGCACGAGGGCATGAATGAGCAGAGGGGAAGGAAGTGGCTGGGATGTGGCCGCTGGGGGTGCCCCACACCTCCCCAGATCCGGGCTGCTGACACGccagagctgggcctggaggAGCTGCCCACTCCTGCTGGGTCAGCCAGGGCCCGCCAGGCTGGGCAGAGGAGGGGTGAGTGTGAGGACGCCCATGGGCCTCTGGCCCTGGGGAGGTGAGGGAACTTTCTCTCAGGGCATAACCGCCTGGATGCAGTCAGCCGTGTCAGAGCCCTGGGATCCCCGCCTCACCGCTTACCCAAGGCAGCATGACCTTGGACCAGTTgttcctctctcagcctccatttacccatctgtgaaatggctgAATAACAGTCTCCACTATGGAGGGGGATGACTTGAGGGTGGGTCCGTCCTGGGCAGGAACAGGAGCCAGTTACTAGGGGATTGGAAGCCTGGTGAACCCATCATGACCGTGCCCCAGGTCGTGGCTAGCCAGGTTGGGGAAGTGGAGTGCCAGGACAGTGGCCCTATGTGCCGATGTTAAACCCAGGCCGTAGAGCTGTGATCTCATTCCACCCCGGGCTATAGGTCTGTGCAGCCACCAGTCTGTGCCCTGTCTGGGGAACAGGTTGCACAGGTCCATCCCCTGCACAGTGGCCAGGCAGGCCCCTGATGTCCCCACGCCCGGCTGCTGGGCGTTGTCTTCACAGAGCTCCACGCAGGAGATCGGTGAGGAGCTGATCAACGGAGTCATCTACTCCATCTCCCTGCGCAAGGTGCAGCTGCACCACGGAGCCAACAAGGGCCAGCGCTGGCTCGGGGTGAGTACGCTCTGGGTCTCCACTAGGAGGCGCAGCTGGGGATCCCTCCCAGGGCTTTGCTCCTCGAGGGCCCCACAGTTCTGATCCCAAAGGAAATGGCCCTCACTCCCTTCCCGACCCCCACTGTCCAGCCCAGGCTTGATCAGGTTTTCCACGGCAAGTTTTCATGTTTGACCTCCCTTTTCCGGGTGTGCAGCCATCAGCCTCGCCATCCTCCATGCCTTCTCCCAGACGTGCACACTGTCTGGAGTAGGGGGGCTGTCTTCACCCAAGAAGAACAGGGTTTCAGGCTGTTAGGTCTCTGCAAATTGCCATCTCCCAGAACACATCCCTGGGGTTCCTCTAGGTTGAGAGCCGGTGCCTGACGCAGCTGCGTAATATTCCAGAAGGGAGGCTGGAGCCATTGCCGCAGTTCAGCTCCTCATGGCTGTGGGGCCACTTCAACAGTGCTGCaggagccaggcgcggtggctcacgcctgtaatcccagcattttgggaggccgaggcaggaggatcacctaaggtcaggagttcgagaccagcctggcccaccatggtgaaaccccatctctactaaaaatacaaaaattagccaggcatggtggtgtgcgcctataatcgcagctacttgggagactgaaacatgagaattgcttgagcccgggcggctgaggtcgcagtgagctgagatcacgccactgcgctctagcctgggtgactgtctcaaaacaaaacaaatcagtgCCACAGGGAAGATGCCGTGTGTCCTAATGGACCAgtccctcccagcccctgggtaagcctctgtttcctcatctctagaatgaggatacactttttttttttttttgagatagagtctcattctgtcgcccaggctggagtgcagtggtgcgatctcagttcactgcaagctcctcctcccaggttcacgccattctcccgcctcagcctcccgagtagctgggactacaggcgcccaccacctcgcctggctaattttttgtatttttagtagagacggggtttcaccatgttagccaggatggtctcgatctcctaacctcgtgatccgcccgtctcagcctcccaaagtgctgggattacaggcgtgagccactgcgccaggcctagaATGGGGATGTTTTGTTAGAACTCTCAGGTGACGCTGTTCCCACAGGGCAGCTACCATTACTCAGTTAACAACTGACTGACCTGAAGGTGTTAATATTTAAATCATTCCCGTACCTCAAATtctactttacatttttttcagtcttttagagaaagggtctcactctgtcacccaggcagtggtatgatcatagctcacagcagccttgacctcctgggctcaagcgatcctcacccCTCAgctccccaggtagctgggactacaggcgtgcgccaccatacctggctaattttgtattttttgtagagatggggttttgccatgttgcccaggctggtctcaaactcctggcctcaagtgatttgcccacctcagcctccaaaaatgctgggacgacaggcgtaagccaccatgtcgggccctggctaatttttaagttttgtaaacaattttttgtagagatgggatttcactttgttgcccaggctggtctcgaactcctggcttcaagcgatgctcccaccttggcctcccaaagtgctgggattactggtatgagccaccacacctggcctgaaattcTACTTTTAAAGCTGATAACCTTTTTCTGCTAGAGACATTCAGTGCTGCCTCCTGCCACAAGCCACTGAGGGCTCAGGGTTCCATTTGAGCTCCAGGGGATTCATGTGCTGCCACTCACTGTCCTTCCTCTGTCCCACCCCAGTATGAGAATGAGTCGGCCCTGAACCTTTATGAGACTTGCAAGGTGCGGACCGTGAAGGCTGGCACGCTGGAGAAGCTGGTGGAGCACCTGGTGCCCGCCTTCCAGGGCAGCGACCTCTCCTACGTCACCATCTTCCTGTGTACCTACAGAGCCTTCACCACCACCCAACAGGTCCTGGACCTGCTGTTTAAAAGGTGAGCACGCACCCTCCACTGCATGGGATGCACAGGGCCCCTCACCCCCGCCCGGCTGTGGGTCTTGGCAATGCTggttcacctctctgagcctcgctTTGCTTGTACGAAAGAAAAACTGGGTGCTAAGAGGACCTCATGGGGTTATCGTCAGGCCTGCGTGGGATGAGGGGTGGAACGTGCTCCTCCACCACGTGGCCCTAGGGAATGGGCTGCTGGACTGTGGTGCTTGTATTTACGATTTTCCTGTCCCCCATGGGGAAGCGCTCTGCCCCAAGCCTCACTCGTATGTGGCCTTGGACAAAGCAGTTTTCCCACTTGTCAAGGACATTCCAGATTGTACCCGGGGGCTGGTGGAGGGGTCCGAGGGGCACTCAGATAGCTGGGAAGGAGCTGGTTGGGgctcattcattgaacaaatgtatatgaagcacctactgtgtgctggccCTTTTCTAGGCATTTAATATAATTtgatgaaaaaaagcaaaaaaaaaaaaaaaaaaaaaaatccctgtcctCCTGGGCCTCCGTTCTAGTCGGAGAGTCAGACAGTAACACACGACGTCGTAAGCAGGTACGGTAGATGTGATGCCCTCACGGCCTCCTCTAGATACGGCTGCGTCCTCCCCTATTCCGACGAGGATGGCGGACCCCAGGACCAACTTAAAAAGTGAGTGAGCTTTCAGCCAAGAGGAAGGGACCCTGTCTCCAGCAAACAGTGGGAGAGTgcatggggctggggctggagcgAGATGGGCAGAACCGTGGCTCCCACACCTCTTGCGGTTCCTGCTGGAGGGCTGGGGTCTGGGGGCTTCGCCTGCAGGAAGAAATAAGACCAAGAGCTGGGGAGGGGTCCTGAGGTGGCTGGGGCTCAGAGCAGCCGCCGGCGGGAACCCATCCCACCATAGCCTCATCCTAGCTGGGCGTGGCTCAGTGTGCCCTGATCTAGGGGcccagggcaggaggtggggtgAGCCTGTGCTCTCACATTGCCTCGCCCCTCAATGAGTGCTTAGTGGGCAGGCTACACCTCACTCTCTGGGAGAAGGGGATCAGTGGGAAGGTAAGACCCACAGTGGTCAGAGAGCCAGGCAGCTCACCAGCACCGAGCTACGAGTCGAGTCGCCAGGGACCTGGGATGCCAGGCAGGAGGACAGATCCCTCATGGAGTTTATGGTCCAGcgaggagaggggctggagacaTGCAGAGGCGTGGGCGGGACTTCcctggaggaggggagaggtgtCGCTATTGACCAGGGGCCTCCTTGCTTCTTTGCCTGGACagccaaggaggctgaggcttgggcTGGGGTGGGTGGCCTCCGGATGGACAGGGGCCAGCACAGGAGCCCAGCCTGGCTCACGGAGCCATGGGAGGGCCATGGGGGAAGGGGAGCCCAGACCTCTGACTCTGCTGCCCACCCACCTGTCCCCAGTGCCATCTCCTCCATCCTGGGCACCTGGCTGGACCAGTACTCGGAGGATTTCTGTCAACCCCCGGACTTTCCCTGCCTCAAGCAGCTGGTGGCCTATGTGCAGCTCAACATGCCAGGCTCAGACCTGGAGCGCCGTGCCCACCTTCTCCTGGCCCAGCTGGAGCACTCGGAACCCACTGAGGCAGAGCCTGAGGGTGAGGACGACTGGGGTGGGTGCCAGAGGTTGAATGAGGCGGCGGCTCCAGGGTCTGGTGCTGGGCCAGGGGCACAGATGTCCTCAGACCACACAGGCAGGGACCACAGGTGGGAGGGCAGCCTGGTGCAGGTTTTGTGGGTTCGAGGGGAGCGGCTTCTCTGGAAGCCAGGGCTGTTCTCTGTCTTTGAAAAGGCACAGGAAGGGCTGGAATATTTTTGAACTTTTCTTTTACAGCTCTGTCACCAGTGCCAGCTCTAAAACCAACTCCAGAGCTAGAGCTAGCTCTAACACCAGCTCGAGCACCCAGCCCAGTGCCAGCCCCAGCGCCAGCTCCAACACCAGCTCCAGGCTCAGAGCTAGAGGTCGCTCCAGCACCAGCTCCGAAGCTCCAGCAGGCTCCAGAGCCAGCTGTGGAACTAGAACCGGCTCCAGCGCCAGCTCTGGAACTAGAGCCAGCTCCAGTACCACCTCCAGAACAGGATCCAGCTCCTTCCCAAACTCTAGAGCTGGAGCCAGCTCTAGTGCCAGTTCCAGCATTAGAGCCTTCCTGGCCTTCACCTGTGGTTGCAGAGAACGGGCTGAGTGAGAAGCCTCACCTCTTGGTGTTCCCTCCCGACTTGGTGGCAGAGCAGTTTACACTGATGGATGCGGTGAGCGGCTCAGATTGGCAGGGCAGGGGTGGGCCTGCCTTCTGGCATCTGCTGCCCCCTACCTAGCATTCCCTGGTCCAGAGCTGATGTTCTggtcaaatcccagctctactgtTACACACCAAGTAACCAGGGCCAGTTTCTGAACCCCAAGTCCTCAGTTTCCCTCCGgacggtagagatggggtcacccCTGTCCTCCAGAGTGAGTGTTGAGATTCCAGATGGAGCAGACCGGAAGCTCAGCAGGCCTGGCCTGTGGGAGTGGAGGGTGCTCACCAGGGTGCTCCATGGGTCACCCCCATCTGTTTAGGAGGCTCACCAGCTTCAGCACTCATTAGGTATTCGGTGTGTCCTAGAGCCCATGGCAGACACTGGACAAAGCCCCTAGTTATAGCGCCCACAGCCGATGTGCGTCTGGATGGGGCGCAGACTGAGGCGTGCCATGTGGGATGATAGGGGGTGGGGCACTGGGGCGTGGGCCGGTAGTGCCGTTTTGGTCCATGTAGGTGCGAGCCGCCTGTCGGCGCTGGGGCTTGGTGAGGATGTGCGAGGCAGTGCTCCTGTTGTTCCCACCAGCATTCTGTCCTGGGTCACTTGTGTGCTAGGCACCCTGCATGGACATGGGATAAAATCCGGAGACCCCCACAAGGGGGTCAAGCTACATCCTCAGCttccccagcaccagcccagACTGCTGGGGCACAGCCAGGTGACGCTTACCCTCCTCCCCAGGAGCTGTTCAAGAAGGTGGTGCCCTACCACTGCCTGGGCTCCATCTGGTCCCAGCGGGACAAGAAGGGCAAGGAGCACCTGGCACCCACCATCCGCGCCACTGTCACCCAGTTCAACAGCGTGGCCAACTGCGTCATCACCACCTGCCTTGGGGACCGAAGCACGAAAGCCCCAGACAGGGCCAGGGTGGTGGAGCACTGGATCGAGGTGGCCAGGGTACGCCACAGGAGGGGCCTGGGCCCCCTCTTTGCCTTCATCTGTTCTCAGGTTGTGGTCTGCAGTCCAAGCCCCTGTACAGGCCCCAGGCCCCTCTTCCCAGGGGCACGCTTTCCTTGACTCTCCCAGCCCACTGCCTGGATGCTCACGTCCTCCTTACGCCGTTTCCTTAGGTTGAGCTAAAATCCTGTCACCCCTGGGTCGCAGGTGTGCCCTCTGGGGACTCCCTGAGTGTCTGTCTCATTAGGaggggaggccaagggggacTGAGGCCAGGCAAACTGGGagccccagccccacctcacGCCTCCTGCTCTTCCCGGCCAGGAGTGCCGGATCCTCAAGAACTTCTCGTCGCTGTATGCCATCCTCTCCGCCCTGCAGAGCAACTCCATCCACCGGCTGAAGAAGACGTGGGAAGACGTTTCCAGGTGGGCATGCCTCTATAGGAGCTCCTGCTGCACTGGGGACCTCCCACAGGGCTGGCATTGCCCGCTTAGTGAGCCAGTGGGAGGCCACAAACCCTGAGCGCAGGGATCCTCCACTGACCTGAGCTGGCAGCTCTGCCTCAGAGCTCGGCTTCCTAAGCTGTCAGATGGTGGGTTGAGCCACATCAGAGATTTTCAGGTGTTCATGTTGTAGCTACAGAACCCTTATGCTATTGATATCAAAACCTttgtgccaggcgcagtggctaacgcctgtaatcccagctactcggaaagctgaggccaggagaatctcttgaacccaggaggtggaggtcgcaatgagtcgagatcggaccactgctctccagcctgggtggctgcaattgtctccaaaaaaagaaaaaaaaccctttggAAATAGCTGCTCACTGGAAACGGGAACAGGGGTCCTGTTGCACCAACATGAAGGCCCCCTCCCCAGACCTGCAGAGCATTGGTGCTCTGTGAAACCCTGTGTGCTGCGTTCAGGCAGCCTGGGGTCTTTCAACTCTAAAGTGAAATGGATTTGCACTCACACCCCTCCCCGCCATTGCTAGCTTTCTCCTCCCTTCTTTGCCCTTCTGACAGGGACAGTTTCCGGATCTTTCAGAAGCTGTCGGAGATCTTCTCAGATGAGAACAACTACTCATTGAGCCGGGAGCTGCTCATCAAGGTGGAGTGGcggcaggcagaggcagagactggggcAGGGGGTGGTGGCGTTCGCTTCTTGCTGGAAAAGTTCCTTTCCCGTGTGCACAAAGAGGGAAGAGGGATCTGTTTGGCCCCTGGGCGTTTGAGGGACAGGGCCCCGGTTAATCCGACACAGTAAGGGTGGCAGTGGAGGTTCCAGGAGTAGTAGATGGGCATCAGGACCAGCAGGTCTCCGGCTTCCTCGCTGGTTGGGAAGGGGATGCAGCTCCTGCCCCCACACTGGCCCCGTCTGTCCCCGGGAGGCCAGGCTCCTACCTCTGTCTGTTCTGCACACCCAAGGAGAAGGCAGCCTGCCTACCCCAGGGACAGGAGCTGCAGGGGATGCCAAGGGCCAAGTGACCGTACCTGGCAGGTAGATTTGGAGGCCCTGTGTGgcttccccaccctgccctgaGAAGAGACACTGACCAGAGAACCCTGTAGCATTCTTCTCATGGTACCCCGTTAGCCATGGCAGACACCCTAGATGACTGAGGAGAACTTTCAGGGACTAATGGATTCACGAGGCCTCAGAGGGAGTCAAGTGTCACTGCCTGGTGCCCCGGCGTGCCCGGTCAGCGAAATGACATCTAGGGCCCCCCTCCTGCGTGGACGAACGCAGAGTTCCCTACAGAGGAGTATCGCAGGGGGTTCTGGAACACCTGTCCCTCTCCCTCCGTGGCACAGCTCTGCTGGGGGCCCCAGCACGCACGAGAAGCCCAGAGGATGGCATCCCAATCAGTGGCTAAACAGGGGTAAAGGCAGATGGGGCAGAGCCTCTGGCTAGGACAGAAAAGCCTGTTCTGAGTCCCTGGGGGCCCTGGGCAAGTTGCTGCCCATCTCAgggccacagtttcctcatccgGAAAACGGAGGAATGCCAGCCCTGGGGTACTGACCTCACGGAAGGTTCAAGGGAGAAAAGGAGTGTTCAGCCAAAACAGGGCTGTAGCGGACAGTCTCTGAGGCCCTGCAAGGTAGGCAGagatttttgagacggagtcttgctctgtcgcccaggctggagtgcagtggcgggatctcggctcactgcaagctccgcctcccgggtttacgtcattctcctgcctcagcctcccgagtagctgggactacaggcaccctccacctcgcctggctagttttttgtatttttttagtagagacggggtttcaccgtgttagccaggatggtc is from Macaca mulatta isolate MMU2019108-1 chromosome 15, T2T-MMU8v2.0, whole genome shotgun sequence and encodes:
- the RALGDS gene encoding ral guanine nucleotide dissociation stimulator isoform X23; the protein is MVQRMWAEAAGPVGGAEPLFPGSRRSRSVWDAVRLEVGVPDSCPVVLHSFTQLDPDLPRPESSTQEIGEELINGVIYSISLRKVQLHHGANKGQRWLGYENESALNLYETCKVRTVKAGTLEKLVEHLVPAFQGSDLSYVTIFLCTYRAFTTTQQVLDLLFKRYGCVLPYSDEDGGPQDQLKNAISSILGTWLDQYSEDFCQPPDFPCLKQLVAYVQLNMPGSDLERRAHLLLAQLEHSEPTEAEPEALSPVPALKPTPELELALTPARAPSPVPAPAPAPTPAPGSELEVAPAPAPKLQQAPEPAVELEPAPAPALELEPAPVPPPEQDPAPSQTLELEPALVPVPALEPSWPSPVVAENGLSEKPHLLVFPPDLVAEQFTLMDAELFKKVVPYHCLGSIWSQRDKKGKEHLAPTIRATVTQFNSVANCVITTCLGDRSTKAPDRARVVEHWIEVARECRILKNFSSLYAILSALQSNSIHRLKKTWEDVSRDSFRIFQKLSEIFSDENNYSLSRELLIKEGTSKFATLEMNPKRAQKRPKETGIIQGTVPYLGTFLTDLVMLDTAMKDYLYVSMLGEAGEFEVIAQIKLLQSACNNYSITPDEQFGVWFRALERLSETESYNLSCELEPPSESASNTLRTKKNTAIVKRWSDSGDIADALSVHSAGSSSSDVEEINISFVPESPDGQEKKFWESASQSSPETSGISSASSSTSSSSASTTPVAATRTHKRSVSGLCNSSSALPLYNQQVGDCCIIRVSLDVDNGNMYKSILVTSQDKAPAVIRKAMDKHNLEEDEPEDYELLQILSDDRKLKIPENANVFYAMNSTANYDFVLKKRAFTKGVKVKHGASSTLPRMKQKGLKIAKGIF
- the RALGDS gene encoding ral guanine nucleotide dissociation stimulator isoform X17, translated to MVQRMWAEAAGPVGGAEPLFPGSRRSRSVWDAVRLEVGVPDSCPVVLHSFTQLDPDLPRPESSTQEIGEELINGVIYSISLRKVQLHHGANKGQRWLGYENESALNLYETCKVRTVKAGTLEKLVEHLVPAFQGSDLSYVTIFLCTYRAFTTTQQVLDLLFKRYGCVLPYSDEDGGPQDQLKNAISSILGTWLDQYSEDFCQPPDFPCLKQLVAYVQLNMPGSDLERRAHLLLAQLEHSEPTEAEPEALSPVPALKPTPELELALTPARAPSPVPAPAPAPTPAPGSELEVAPAPAPKLQQAPEPAVELEPAPAPALELEPAPVPPPEQDPAPSQTLELEPALVPVPALEPSWPSPVVAENGLSEKPHLLVFPPDLVAEQFTLMDAELFKKVVPYHCLGSIWSQRDKKGKEHLAPTIRATVTQFNSVANCVITTCLGDRSTKAPDRARVVEHWIEVARECRILKNFSSLYAILSALQSNSIHRLKKTWEDVSRDSFRIFQKLSEIFSDENNYSLSRELLIKEGTSKFATLEMNPKRAQKRPKETGIIQGTVPYLGTFLTDLVMLDTAMKDYLYVSMLGEAGEFEVIAQIKLLQSACNNYSITPDEQFGVWFRALERLSETESYNLSCELEPPSESASNTLRTKKNTAIVKRWSDRQAPSTELSTSGSSHSKSCDQLRCGPYLSSGDIADALSVHSAGSSSSDVEEINISFVPESPDGQEKKFWESASQSSPETSGISSASSSTSSSSASTTPVAATRTHKRSVSGLCNSSSALPLYNQQVGDCCIIRVSLDVDNGNMYKSILVTSQDKAPAVIRKAMDKHNLEEDEPEDYELLQILSDDRKLKIPENANVFYAMNSTANYDFVLKKRAFTKGVKVKHGASSTLPRMKQKGLKIAKGIF
- the RALGDS gene encoding ral guanine nucleotide dissociation stimulator isoform X4 — translated: MCLWGPSTAPAHTPSSLPLLSCSLPCALHLQPGTGHPPGQGPRKSSTQEIGEELINGVIYSISLRKVQLHHGANKGQRWLGYENESALNLYETCKVRTVKAGTLEKLVEHLVPAFQGSDLSYVTIFLCTYRAFTTTQQVLDLLFKRYGCVLPYSDEDGGPQDQLKNAISSILGTWLDQYSEDFCQPPDFPCLKQLVAYVQLNMPGSDLERRAHLLLAQLEHSEPTEAEPEALSPVPALKPTPELELALTPARAPSPVPAPAPAPTPAPGSELEVAPAPAPKLQQAPEPAVELEPAPAPALELEPAPVPPPEQDPAPSQTLELEPALVPVPALEPSWPSPVVAENGLSEKPHLLVFPPDLVAEQFTLMDAELFKKVVPYHCLGSIWSQRDKKGKEHLAPTIRATVTQFNSVANCVITTCLGDRSTKAPDRARVVEHWIEVARECRILKNFSSLYAILSALQSNSIHRLKKTWEDVSRDSFRIFQKLSEIFSDENNYSLSRELLIKEGTSKFATLEMNPKRAQKRPKETGIIQGTVPYLGTFLTDLVMLDTAMKDYLYVSMLGEAGEFEVIAQIKLLQSACNNYSITPDEQFGVWFRALERLSETESYNLSCELEPPSESASNTLRTKKNTAIVKRWSDRQAPSTELSTSGSSHSKSCDQLRCGPYLSSGDIADALSVHSAGSSSSDVEEINISFVPESPDGQEKKFWESASQSSPETSGISSASSSTSSSSASTTPVAATRTHKRSVSGLCNSSSALPLYNQQVGDCCIIRVSLDVDNGNMYKSILVTSQDKAPAVIRKAMDKHNLEEDEPEDYELLQILSDDRKLKIPENANVFYAMNSTANYDFVLKKRAFTKGVKVKHGASSTLPRMKQKGLKIAKGIF